In Fusarium oxysporum Fo47 chromosome VII, complete sequence, the following proteins share a genomic window:
- a CDS encoding carbonic anhydrase, producing the protein MTSLKLKEFLKRNEHLTFPKGIPGKSPSAAFDAGSSQRRPQVRNHLHPFVLAAPELYHSRHLTAEVTCSDARVDPRDYFGLKFGEALVIRNAGGRAVDAFRSLEVMGSIAPIGLIVVVHHTDCGGMFTTEEEIRSKLSDRAPAHAASIKDKWFGTFRDVGVDESVRQDVEEIRRWSFLPAETQVVGYALDIETGVMREVASENP; encoded by the exons ATGACCAGTCTAAAGCTTAAGGAGTTCCTTAAGCGGAATGAGCAT CTAACATTTCCCAAGGGAATCCCAGGAAAATCACCAAGCGCCGCCTTTGATGCGGGATCTAGTCAACGTCGTCCCCAAGTCAGGAACCATCTGCATCCGTTCGTATTAGCTGCCCCAGAGCTTTATCATTCTCGCCATCTAACAGCCGAAGTAACTTGTTCGGATGCTCGAGTCGACCCCCGTGACTACTTTGGCCTTAAGTTCGGAG AGGCCCTAGTGATTCGTAACGCAGGTGGTCGTGCTGTTGATGCTTTCCGAAGCCTTGAAGTTATGGGGTCAATCGCTCCCATTGGCCTGATCGTTGTGGTTCATCACACTG ACTGCGGCGGAATGTTTACTACCGAGGAGGAGATACGGTCGAAACTTAGTGACAGAGCCCCTGCCCACGCTGCTTCAATTAAAGACAAGTGGTTTGGCACCTTTAGAGA TGTTGGAGTGGATGAGAGCGTTCGTCAGGACGTAGAAGAAATCAGGAGATGGTCGTTTTTACCGGCAGAAACTCAGGTTGTGGGTTATGCACTTGATATTGAGACGGGGGTTATGAGGGAGGTCGCTTCTGAAAACCCATGA
- a CDS encoding chaperonin 10-like protein — protein MSTTFRKVVIPKYGDASVLEIVEATLPQPAEGEVQVAPTYAGFSGADINMRRGVYPSQEKPPLTPGYCLVGTVKTNGSGSSKFKAGDTVACLTKYDAQTQLVNLPEKHLISVPEGSDLQQVTGLILDWCTAYGMVHQVAKVKSGQTVFIHGISGSVGYATMKLVQLLGATVYGTASERNHAAVREQGGIPFVYTDKNWIKAMKDMGGVDAVFDSIGFESFHESYDILNSHGIVVGFGANKHSLTNEAPVPATWPTVKFLLKGQIPWRGKRTAFFLISRDQPDYQPNMKTLLDLLSKRKITVPIRKIWDMDDIQEAHRQWHSGSGVGAVIIRIPELK, from the coding sequence ATGTCAACCACATTCCGTAAAGTCGTCATCCCCAAGTACGGCGATGCATCAGTCCTTGAGATCGTCGAGGCCACCCTCCCTCAGCCTGCTGAAGGGGAGGTGCAAGTCGCCCCCACATATGCCGGGTTTTCTGGCGCCGACATCAACATGCGGCGTGGTGTCTACCCAAGCCAGGAGAAGCCACCGCTGACGCCCGGCTACTGTCTCGTCGGCACTGTGAAGACCAATGGCAGCGGGAGCTCCAAGTTTAAGGCCGGCGACACTGTCGCATGCCTGACCAAGTATGATGCTCAGACTCAGCTGGTCAACCTGCCAGAGAAGCACCTCATCTCCGTCCCCGAGGGTTCCGACTTGCAGCAGGTGACAGGCCTCATTCTTGACTGGTGCACCGCCTACGGCATGGTCCACCAAGTTGCCAAGGTGAAGAGCGGACAGACCGTTTTCATCCATGGCATCAGCGGCTCTGTTGGCTATGCCACCATGAAGCTCGTCCAGCTGCTGGGTGCGACGGTTTACGGTACAGCATCAGAGAGGAACCACGCCGCTGTCCGGGAGCAGGGCGGCATCCCCTTTGTATATACTGACAAGAACTGGATCAAGGCCATGAAGGACATGGGTGGCGTCGACGCCGTCTTTGATTCGATCGGCTTCGAGAGCTTCCATGAATCATACGACATCCTTAACAGCCACGGCATTGTCGTCGGCTTTGGCGCCAACAAGCACTCCCTTACCAACGAAGCCCCAGTCCCAGCTACATGGCCGACTGTCAAGTTCTTGCTGAAGGGCCAAATACCCtggagagggaagagaaccgccttcttcctcatcagccGAGACCAGCCGGACTACCAGCCCAACATGAAGACTCTTCTCGATCTGCTCAGCAAGCGCAAGATCACGGTGCCCATTCGCAAAATCTGGGATATGGATGACATTCAAGAAGCCCACCGTCAGTGGCACAGCGGTTCTGGAGTTGGCGCAGTCATCATTCGGATACCTGAGTTGAAGTAA